Below is a window of Gossypium hirsutum isolate 1008001.06 chromosome A12, Gossypium_hirsutum_v2.1, whole genome shotgun sequence DNA.
AATGATGTTAATCAAATCTGTCCTTTTGCAGCTTGGTTTTGCGACTTGGGAACCTCCTCATGGACCTTATAGGCATAATTATCCTTGGGAAAACTTTGTCAAAGTAAGCGGTGCAGTGAAGCACTGTGCTTTCACGGTTATGGCACTGCATGGTTGCATCCTTTCGGAAATACAGGTTAGTACTCTGCTTCATCTAGTGCATCCTTGTTATAAAAACTTATCTAATTAAGAAGCGCGTCATTGAATTGGAAAGTGTAAGGTAGGCTGGCCATAGATGAAAGCGGAATTTGTATTATTGAAGTACTGATTCATTTGGCTTAATGCGGAAATGTTATAAATATAGGCCCCTGCAGACCGAAGGCATGTCTTTTCCAATGAGCTTCAGAAGGTGGGGTCGGAAGGCGGGAAAGTGTTACGTGAGCTCGGAAGCAAATTAGAGAAGATGGAAAAACTGAGTCCAGGTGACATACTTAAAAATGTACACGAGGCAGCTGAGCAGTTGCAGCAAAAGATAGACCATAAGTCGTACGTTTTAGTGAATTCTGAGGGCTGGGAAATTGGGGGAAGGCCCATGGAATTAGATTTAGAAGACCTGATCAATGCGGCTGAAGATGAAAACATGAAACTGGGATCTAAATCGTTGAGTGAAGCAGTGCTGGAGGTGAGGTCAGTCTCTGTTGGGACAGCTTTCTGTTATGACGCCAAAAACACGTTAAGAACATGGCCATCAAATGTTTCAGCTAATGAGGGATCAGTGGTTAAGGGGGACGAATTCAAAACATACGAAAGTGCTAGTGCTTTGTCCTTGGCCACATTTGCTTCACTTTTGATTGAATTTGTGGCCAGATTAGGCAATGTGGTCAGCTCTTTTGAAGAACTCAGTCTAAAAGCCAACTTCAAAGATCCTCCCATCATCAACATGCCCACTGAACCTTGTAAAGGAGTCGCTACTCGGGTTGTTTAGGTAGTAATTatgttcttttatttcttttagctgGAAAAGATGCCAGTGTATGAAGGAAGAAGCATTATATTTTCTTTAGAATTCTTGATTCTTACGAGTGTATGAAACTATAATACCTTGTTTGGTTAATAGTTTAATAgaggaaaaaaaaacttatttattatattcgttaacttgactcaaaatttttttgactcgagttgattcgattcgaaaaaactttaaattaagttttgttGCTACAATAGGATTTGTCAACCTGACTaattcgaaattttttgactcgaccGAATGTTCTCCCCTACATAGATGCACATATCTTTTGAATTGTGCTTGTTTTTCCATTTTAAtacttaaaatattttgaatttatatatattatgaattattttatgtttttataaatttcttattttagtaagtggtatattattaaaaaattgaatgtttcaatttaataatttttaatatatttttatattttatattttgtataatattttataattttttgttttataaaattgaaatattatatttttttataaattttatatacaaGTTTGAGCCCGACTCATTTGTGAATATGTGTAAAGTACGACCTTTGTTTGTTATGGCCATAAACTTGTGCGCATTTGTCCTTCATGCAAGTCGGAATGCCAGTATAATGGCACATGACATGTCTTATGCATTTCATGAGTCTCAATCATCTGTGTGCTTCTGTCATGAGTTGCATATGGGAGCTTGTAATCATGGTGCACTTGAGTGATCCATCATGTTCAAGGGAGGTTATTTGGTACAACCAGACTAGTCTGTTGTTTAAAAAGATGCGAGTGTATGAAGAAAGAAGCATTATATTTTTGTTAGAATTCTTGATTTTTACGAGTGTATGGAACTATAATACCTAGTTTGTTAATAGTATAATAACACGAGGAAAAAActtacttattatatatatattacaataattaaacataaaataaataattattagtaaaaatataaacttgaaattagaaagatAGTAATAGCTttagtaaacaataaaatttctttaaagcAAGCAAAAATTTttcctttctttgctaaaaataaattataataatgacTAAATATTATCCATTAAATTAATTTGTTGTTAACTCATAtactaaaacataaataaaagataaaataattggTAGCATTTTTCTATAAACAATCATATAACTTGTTTGTAAAATTCTATTTTCTTAATAACCCATTTTCAAAATCCTAAAAACCACGCGCACCCACACATCTATGCACATATCTTTTGAATTGtgcattttttttaatacttaa
It encodes the following:
- the LOC107918481 gene encoding aluminum-activated malate transporter 9, translated to MGRSDPRKVMFAIKMGLALSLTSLLIFWKGSYQDFAQYSIWAILTVIVMFEFSIGATFIKGFNRGLGTLCAGILAFCFAELSVVAGKFEEVVIVISIFLTGFCASYLKLYPTMKPYEYGFRVFVLTYCILMVAGNRTREYSQAVLTRLVLIAAGAGVTLVVNICIFPIWAGESLHKLVVKNFKDLATSLEGCVNGYLKCVEYERIPSKILTYQAADDPLYNCYRSVVQSTSEEDTLLGFATWEPPHGPYRHNYPWENFVKVSGAVKHCAFTVMALHGCILSEIQAPADRRHVFSNELQKVGSEGGKVLRELGSKLEKMEKLSPGDILKNVHEAAEQLQQKIDHKSYVLVNSEGWEIGGRPMELDLEDLINAAEDENMKLGSKSLSEAVLEVRSVSVGTAFCYDAKNTLRTWPSNVSANEGSVVKGDEFKTYESASALSLATFASLLIEFVARLGNVVSSFEELSLKANFKDPPIINMPTEPCKGVATRVV